Proteins encoded together in one Deinococcus sp. Marseille-Q6407 window:
- a CDS encoding DinB family protein translates to MTLPLPDLLLESFRRNVRVNNMLLQAITSADLDLSDGRGGWTVSQHLGHLVHFRPAWLSMLSPADAQGLPEVIEGESWQKFSLSERDPAKLAEAFRLGDAAALKAVEAALSEGRTFPDPHGEGSYQSNPAHFLQHIIVHDSHHRGAAPRKWMRWTGTGPSGASRPAGGQKLPLY, encoded by the coding sequence ATGACTTTGCCTCTTCCTGACCTGCTGCTGGAATCCTTCCGCCGCAATGTCCGTGTCAATAACATGCTGCTTCAAGCCATCACCTCCGCCGATCTTGACCTGAGCGACGGGCGTGGTGGTTGGACGGTAAGCCAGCATCTCGGCCACCTCGTTCACTTTCGCCCCGCCTGGCTGAGCATGCTTTCGCCTGCCGACGCGCAGGGGCTGCCCGAAGTCATCGAGGGCGAAAGTTGGCAGAAGTTTTCCCTCTCCGAGCGTGACCCCGCGAAGCTGGCCGAAGCCTTTCGGCTGGGTGACGCCGCCGCTCTGAAAGCTGTGGAGGCTGCACTGAGTGAGGGCCGGACCTTTCCCGACCCGCATGGCGAAGGCAGTTATCAGTCCAACCCGGCTCACTTCCTCCAGCACATCATCGTCCACGACAGCCACCACCGGGGCGCAGCGCCGAGGAAATGGATGCGTTGGACGGGCACTGGGCCATCTGGCGCGAGTAGGCCTGCGGGCGGGCAGAAGCTGCCTCTATACTGA
- the hemC gene encoding hydroxymethylbilane synthase, translating into MRTVTVGTRGSTLALSQTRWAVERLKEQWPETEFRIQTITTKGDKNRASLQSMARAGDKGFWIKEIQDALLAKSIDIAVHSLKDLPTEQTEGLDIAAIPKRADARDVLVGAEGFKVLAELPEGARVGTSSVRRRAFLKAFRPDLQVIPVRGNIETRMAAVATDDYDAVILAGAGLIRTDQRHRADEFISPEILLPAPGQGALALEVRADDDLIAEVAYAINDAVTDDRITAEREFLAGLGAGCLAPVGAFATVKGDLLTLEGWVGAVDGSKVIKATTSGDASECADLGAELAEDMLGQGAAELIEQASAE; encoded by the coding sequence ATGCGTACGGTGACCGTCGGAACTCGTGGCAGCACGCTGGCTCTTTCCCAGACCCGCTGGGCAGTAGAACGGCTCAAGGAGCAGTGGCCCGAGACCGAATTCAGAATTCAGACCATCACCACCAAGGGCGACAAGAACCGTGCCAGTTTGCAGAGCATGGCCAGGGCCGGCGACAAGGGCTTTTGGATCAAGGAGATTCAGGACGCGCTGCTGGCAAAAAGCATCGACATCGCTGTGCACTCGCTCAAGGACCTGCCCACCGAGCAGACCGAAGGTCTCGACATCGCCGCCATTCCCAAGCGTGCCGACGCCCGCGACGTTCTGGTGGGCGCCGAAGGCTTCAAGGTGCTGGCCGAGCTGCCCGAAGGCGCCCGGGTGGGCACCAGCTCGGTGCGCCGCCGCGCTTTCCTCAAAGCGTTTCGGCCTGACCTACAGGTGATTCCGGTGCGTGGCAACATCGAAACCCGCATGGCGGCCGTGGCCACCGACGATTACGACGCCGTGATTCTGGCCGGCGCCGGGCTGATCCGCACCGATCAGCGCCACCGGGCCGATGAATTCATCTCGCCTGAAATCCTGCTGCCGGCTCCCGGTCAGGGCGCCCTGGCACTGGAAGTGCGCGCCGACGACGACCTGATCGCGGAGGTGGCCTACGCCATCAACGACGCCGTGACCGATGACCGCATCACTGCCGAGCGCGAGTTCCTGGCGGGGCTGGGGGCCGGCTGCTTGGCGCCGGTGGGGGCCTTTGCCACCGTCAAGGGTGACCTGCTGACCCTGGAAGGCTGGGTGGGTGCCGTGGACGGCTCCAAGGTCATCAAGGCGACCACCAGCGGTGACGCCAGCGAGTGCGCCGACCTGGGCGCCGAACTGGCTGAGGACATGCTCGGTCAGGGCGCCGCCGAGCTGATCGAGCAGGCTTCTGCGGAATAA
- a CDS encoding asparaginase yields MPSAQPSGPAASEPPARRLTVIHTGGTIASRPQADHRPGVTPQGAPSLPELRGTEVRDLMPFTLPSPHIKPHHMLELARLIERVAPESDGIVVTHGTDTLEETAYALHLLVDTPVPVVLTGSMRHMEEASWDGPGNLLDAAGVALDPQTRGRGPLVAFGGDIFDARTVTKVHSTAIDAFGGYPGPIGRIDRLEGRSYVRYFARPEERPVYRPEALDARVEILYAYAGWEGEGFAEALARADGLVIAALGAGNLPAELLPLIEQAQATGKPIVIATRTDAGAVIPAYGYAGGGATLQAAGAIPASFLNAHKARIQLLVMLSFKRSRDQIAAVFSAGNL; encoded by the coding sequence ATGCCCTCCGCCCAACCTTCTGGCCCCGCCGCATCCGAGCCGCCTGCCCGGCGCCTGACCGTGATTCATACCGGCGGGACCATTGCCAGCCGCCCGCAGGCTGATCACCGGCCGGGGGTCACGCCGCAGGGAGCGCCCAGCTTGCCGGAGCTGCGCGGCACCGAGGTGCGGGACCTGATGCCGTTTACCCTGCCCAGCCCGCACATCAAGCCGCACCACATGCTGGAACTGGCCCGGCTGATTGAGCGGGTCGCGCCCGAATCGGACGGCATCGTGGTCACCCACGGCACCGACACCCTCGAGGAAACTGCCTACGCACTGCACCTGCTGGTAGACACCCCGGTGCCGGTGGTGCTGACCGGCTCAATGCGGCACATGGAAGAAGCGTCCTGGGACGGCCCCGGCAATCTGCTGGACGCGGCCGGCGTGGCGCTGGACCCCCAGACCCGGGGGCGCGGGCCGCTGGTGGCTTTTGGCGGCGACATTTTTGACGCCCGCACTGTGACCAAGGTGCATTCCACCGCCATAGACGCTTTTGGCGGCTACCCGGGCCCTATCGGCCGCATTGACCGGCTGGAGGGCCGCAGCTACGTGCGTTACTTTGCCCGCCCCGAGGAGCGCCCGGTGTACCGGCCGGAAGCCTTAGACGCCCGGGTCGAGATTCTGTACGCCTACGCCGGCTGGGAGGGGGAGGGCTTTGCCGAAGCTCTGGCCCGCGCCGACGGTCTGGTGATTGCGGCGCTGGGGGCCGGAAACCTGCCGGCCGAGCTGCTTCCCCTGATCGAGCAGGCGCAGGCCACCGGCAAACCCATCGTGATTGCCACCCGCACCGACGCGGGCGCCGTGATTCCGGCGTATGGGTACGCCGGCGGTGGGGCGACCCTCCAGGCTGCCGGGGCCATTCCCGCCAGTTTCCTCAACGCGCACAAGGCGCGGATTCAGCTGCTGGTGATGCTGAGCTTTAAGCGCTCGCGCGACCAAATAGCTGCTGTATTTTCTGCAGGAAACCTGTAG